In Candidatus Manganitrophus morganii, the genomic window GCCGTTTGAATGTAGAGACGTCCCGGCGGGACGTCTCTACAAAGATTGAAAGAATCGCCGCGCCGGGATGGGAGAAAATCCCCCTGGTGTCGAACGGACCGTCCTGAGATTCGCCCATTTATTTAAAAAACAGGCTGAGGCAAGATGGGTTCAAACAGACTAATTGTGATCGAAGGGGCCATCGGGGTCGGGAAAACGACCCTTGCGCAGCTCCTGGCGCAGGAGCTGAAGGCCGACCTTCTTTTGGAAAAAGCGGAAGAGAATCCATTTCTTCCCCAGTTCTATGACGACCCGGAGAAGTGGGCCTTCCAGACCCAGCTTTTTTTCCTCCTCTCCCGGGCCCGCCAGCTGGAGGAGCTCGTCCAACAGAGCCTCTATGCCGAAACGACCATCACCGACTACTTCTTCCCCAAAGACCGGATCTTCGCCTATATGAACTTGCGCGAAGAGGAGCTGGTCCTCTATGAGCAGATCTACAAGATCTTGAACCCCCATATTCCGAAGCCCGACCTGGTCATCTTTCTGCAGGCGCATACCGATGCGCTCATCGATCGGATTCAACAGCGAGGGAGGCCTTATGAGAAGGAGATCCGGCCGGAGTATCTCCGCGCCCTGAACGATGCGTACAACCGTTTTTTCTTCCATTATGATGAGAGCCCCCTCCTGGTGGTCGAAACCAGCGACATCGACTTTGTCCGGAATCGAGCCGATCTGACCGATCTGGTCACCCAAGTCAAACAGATGCGGCGCGGCAAGGAATATTACCATCCGACACGATAGGGAGATCGCCTGTAGCGGCGACGCATGCGTCGTCCCTACCCTTCGAAAATGAGAACCCTCTCCAACATCAAAGCCGTTCAGAAAATCCTGGCGCCCTTATGCGGCAAGAAGCGGATCGGGTTTGTCCCGACGATGGGGGCCTTTCACGAAGGGCATTTGGCCCTCATGCGCCGGGCCAAACGCGAATGCGATTTCGTCGTCGTCTCCCTTTTTGTGAATCCCCTTCAATTCGGACCCAAGGAGGACTTCACCGCCTACCCTCGCTCGGTTCCTTCGGACCGGAAGATGGCTCAAGAGGCGGGGGTCGATCTCCTCTGGACACCGACCGCGGAGGAGATCTACCCCTCCCCCTACCGGACTTTTGTCGATGTGGAAGAAATCACCCGGCGCTGGGAAGGAGCCGTTCGGCCGGGTCATTTCCGCGGTGTCGCGACCATTGTCGCCAAACTCCTTCAGGTCGTCCAGCCCGACCGGGCCTATTTCGGCCAGAAGGACTACCAGCAGACCCGTGTCCTTCGTCAGATGGTGAAGGACCTTCATTTTCCCGTTTCGATTCGAATCCTTCCGACGGTTCGGGAAAAAGACGGCCTGGCAATGAGCTCCCGCAACCAGCGTCTCTCCCCCGCCGAGCGGGCGGCGGCGCCCATTTTATTCAGAGCCCTCAAGCAGGCGGAGAGGCGTGTCCGGCAGGGAATTCATGAAAGCCGGCCCCTTCTCCAAGAGCTCAAAGCGCTGATTCAATCCGAGCCGCTCGCCCAAATCGATTACATCGCCCTCTGCGATCCGGCGTCCCTGGAGCCGGTCGAGAAGATCCAAAAAGAGGCGGTGTTCCTCCTGGCGGTCAAAATCGGATCGGTCCGCCTGATCGATAACCTTCTCATTCGCATTTGACTGTTTTGTCGCGTTTTTTAGCTTGACAGAATCCCTTTTTTTTCAAATAATGGCGACGTATGAAAAAAAGCCGTCGAAGCGACAAGCCGATCAAATTGTATTCGTTCCTCGGGATATTGCTTCTTTTTTTTCTATCGGTGAACAGCCTCGGCGGCTGCGGCGATGTCACCGAAAAGAAGACGGTCTCCTCCTCCAGAGAGAGCAAAGGGAGCACCCTCTACGTCGTTAATGCAGGCGATGGAAGCCTGCTGGCCTTTGATCCTCCCCAAAACGCTGCAAACAATCTCCAATCTGTTCTCCCGCAGGGAAATGTCTCCCCCGGACGACGCTTCCCCGAAGGGGTGACCGGGCCCGCCGGGATCTTTCTCGACCCGACCACCGATACCCTTTACGTCGCCAACGCGGGTCAGAATGCCATCCTGATTTATGAGAATGCCAGCACGCTGAACCCGTCGCTTGGCTTGGCCGCCGCAACCCGCACGATCTCAGGACCGAACACCGGGTTGCATCGTCCCTTCGCGGTCATCTATCGCCCTCAGAACGGACAGCTTTATGTCGCCAACACGGACGATTACAGAATTCTCATTTTCGATGAAAACTGTCCCGGCGCCCCGTCCGCTCTAGATGGAGACATCGCCCCCTGCCGGACGATCTCAGGGACTTCGACGTTGCTCGACTACCCCAGAGCGCTCGCCTTGGATACCGGCACCGTTCAGACCCCGCGAGATATCTTATACGTCTCAAACATGGGGGGAAATTCGATCTTGGCCTTCGACAATATTTCCCAGCAGACGACCCAAGGAGACGTCACACCAAGCCGGGTCATCACTTCTCATCCCGACGCCGGCCAAGCAGAGAGCATGTTGCAGCTCCCTTTCGGTCTCTTCATCGACAACGCCGACGACCGGCTCTACGTGGTCAAATCAGGGGGGAACCTGCCGGCGATCTTCATCTACGAGACGGCGAGCCTCAAAGGGAACACTCCCGCCGCCTGCACATCGAATCCATCGCTATGCGGCACCGCGCCGGAGCGAATCTTGACCACCGATTTCAGCGCGCTCCCCCCGGAATGCAACGACGTCTCCGCCCCCCCGGAATGCGCCACGACCCAGATGACGAACCCGGCGGGAATCGAGGTGGATGTCGCCCGATCGCGGATTTACGTCGTCAACAACAACAATACAAACAACGTCAACGTGACCGGCGGCAAGAGCACCAGCAGTACGGCCCTCCTCGTCTTTAGCCTGAAAGACGCCGACGATACCGAACGCTGCCCCGTCACCGCCGCTCTCAACAGCTGCAATATCTCCCCCGATTGGCGGATCGGCGGGGATGTCACCGGAGACAACGAGACCACCCTGACGAACCCCGTCGGCGTCGCGGTCGATATGGAGAGAGATCTGGTCTATCTTTCGAACCCGACCGCCAACAACATCCTTGTCTTCTCCCTGGAAGGGGACGTGGCCCCCGCCAAGATCAATTCGGGAGGGAACACCCAGCTGCAGCAGCCGATCTCTTTCTTCTATGACAGTACGATGGACCGCCTCTATGTCGCCAACTTCAATTCGACATCGGTCATTCCGAATACTCCGAATATCACCGTTTACGATGATATCAGCAGCCGGTTCTTTTTGAACAATGCGCCGAGCTGGACGATCACCGCCCCGGCCTCCGATATTCAACGCCCCCGCGCGGTTTACCTCGACCGGACCCGGGGCCTGCTGATTATTCTGAGCGGGAACATCACCGACCCTGAACTTCAGATCTACGACATCGATACCATTCCTAATTTTCCGCTCGATTCGGCTCCCACGACAACGGCGCTCACCCTCCCCGCGCCGACGAAAACCTTCGCCACCGCCGAGGGGCTCCACCGGCCCAAGGCGATGGCGGTTGATGAGGAGCGCGGCTTCGTTTACATCGTAAACGACTGCGACGCCAGCCCGCAGTCCAATTGTCCAACGGCCCAACCGACCGGGAACCGGATCGTCGTCTACGATCTGGACGATTTAAGTCTGACCGCCCCCGTCCGGGTGATCGGCGGGGCGGCGACAGGATTGAACCGCCCCTTCGGCGTCTCCATCGATACGGAACGGGACATCCTTTATGTGACGAACACCGGTTCGGCCGGAAGCAATGTCAATGCGATCTTGGCCTTCCATGATGCCAGCACGACAAATGGGAACATTTCCCCGGACCGGGTCATTTCCTCTCCCGGCGGCGCCGCAGCGGACGAAATCCTGAGCACCCCGACCGCTCCCGCCGTAAACATGGACGACGATCGCCTCTATCTAATTAATCGGGGGAACAATTCCATCTATATCTACGACAACGCCAGCGGCCGGGACGGCGCGCTGGACCCCGATCGGAAAATCGCCGGCAGCGCTACCTCTCTTTTCTTCCTCGGAGGGCCCAGCGGGGACGGAACCGACATCACCGGCGCCCTGCTCGTCGATACGAGCGGGGGAAATGAAACACTTTTCGTCGGTCAGCCGAGAGACCCCACCTGTCCGGACAGCTCGGTCGCCTGTGTTGCCTTACGCGGCGCTTTTCTCATCTTCAGCAGAGAGGGAAATCTCGCTCCAAGCCGCATCTGGTCGGGAGGAGGGGCGCCCTTTTTCGGGCCATCTGCAATCGCCCTCGACGGAGACGTCCTCTATATGGCGAGCCAGGGAGATCCGGCGGTCACCGGAGACGACACCCTATCCATCCTGACGGAGGCGAGCCGTGTCAATACGGATGGCGATCCTCCGCTGTCTGTATCGATCCCGGCGCTCAATAATCCGGCCGGACTCTTCGTCGATCCCGTTCAAGACCGGCTTTACATCTCCAACACCAGCAACGACGTTCCCCTGACAGGCACGATCGTCGTGATCGAAGGGTCCGATTTTGTGACCGGCGCCGGAACCCTCTTTTCGACGGAGCTGGCGCCCGGCGATACGATAAGTATCGGGACAACACTTTTTACCGTCTCTGCCGTCGGCTCCAATACCTCTCTGACCCTGTCCGCCCCCTACACGGGAACGACCGCCACCGGGATTGTCGCTTCCAGGCGGATCTGTATCAACACAGACCCCCCTTGCAACGCCGTTTTAATTTTTGACAACGCCGGCGACCTGGCAGATGCAGCCGGCCCGGTCACCCCCGATCAGATCCTGTCCAACGACGCGCTCGATACGCCGCGAGGCTTGGCCGTCGACCTGGACCGAAGAGTTCTCTATATCGCAAATGCCGGGGGGGATTCCGTCTTGATTTTCAGAAACCTGGAGGCGCTGAACGGTTCGGTCGCATTCGACGCCGAAATCGGCGGGCTGGGCCAGCCGGTGGCGGTCGCCGTGGACGCGGCGAACGAGCTGTTATATGTCCTCGATCAGGAAACGTTGGAAATTAAGGTATTCGACCAACTCTCCACACTCAGCGGAAGCGTCATTCCCTCCCCGGTCCGGGTCATCTCAGGGGGGTTCATGGTTCAACCCTCCTCCCTTTTTCTCGATCCGCAAAATGACCTGCTCTACGTGGCCGATCAAGGGGCGAACATGGTCTACATCTTTACTGAGGCGAGCTCGGCTGAAGGGGAAGCCCATCACACAACGCTCGCCGGAAACACCACTGGCCTGAACCAGCCGGTCGCGCTTTCCGTCGACACCACGAGGTAATCCGAATTGAGATACGTGCGCTG contains:
- a CDS encoding deoxynucleoside kinase, with amino-acid sequence MGSNRLIVIEGAIGVGKTTLAQLLAQELKADLLLEKAEENPFLPQFYDDPEKWAFQTQLFFLLSRARQLEELVQQSLYAETTITDYFFPKDRIFAYMNLREEELVLYEQIYKILNPHIPKPDLVIFLQAHTDALIDRIQQRGRPYEKEIRPEYLRALNDAYNRFFFHYDESPLLVVETSDIDFVRNRADLTDLVTQVKQMRRGKEYYHPTR
- the panC gene encoding pantoate--beta-alanine ligase; protein product: MRRPYPSKMRTLSNIKAVQKILAPLCGKKRIGFVPTMGAFHEGHLALMRRAKRECDFVVVSLFVNPLQFGPKEDFTAYPRSVPSDRKMAQEAGVDLLWTPTAEEIYPSPYRTFVDVEEITRRWEGAVRPGHFRGVATIVAKLLQVVQPDRAYFGQKDYQQTRVLRQMVKDLHFPVSIRILPTVREKDGLAMSSRNQRLSPAERAAAPILFRALKQAERRVRQGIHESRPLLQELKALIQSEPLAQIDYIALCDPASLEPVEKIQKEAVFLLAVKIGSVRLIDNLLIRI